A window of Bdellovibrionota bacterium genomic DNA:
TTTCAGAATTGATTCGTTTGAAATTCTGTTGCGCCTGATAAAGCTCGCTCAAAATATTTCTATTCTCTTCTTCCTTCTGAATATAGTCTTGTCTGCCTTTTTCATAGACGCTGACTGAATTGTCAGCCTGGGCTCTCAAGCTCAATGTTAGAAGAAGAATCAACAGCATCAAGTTTCTCCCCGAGAATAATTTGATGTCCGTGTCCAGCCGGTGTTTAGCTTATGAATACAGAGGTAAGATACAAAAGCACCGACAAACGCCGAAAATATAAGAAGTGATAAAACTTCAATAACTCCAAAGAATTCGAACAAGTCATTAAGGCCAAGGTAAATCATTTTTGAAATAAAAAATTCATTTTGCACGGTCAATATAAAGTAGCTCATGACCAATGCTGAAATTCCCGCCATCAGAGAAATCAAAGCACCTTCAAAAATATAAGGAGCCTGAATCATTCTTGAAGTGGCACCACAGAGCTCATAAATTTCAATTTCGTCACGCCTTCTCACGATCACCGCGTAAACTGTAAAGCCAATCACAAATAGAGATCCTAAAATAAGAATTCCAGAAATTGCCCATCCAATATTTTTGATTGACCCGACAAATATAGAAAAATTTTCTACCCATTCTTGGCCGTAAGAAACATCCTCAACTCCAGGTACCGTTTCCACTTTATTAGATATTTTTTTAAAATCTGATAAATTTCCTCCTGGCAACAGAGAGGCCACAAAACTTGAAGGAACAATGTTGAGGAATTCTTTTTCCCCGGCAAATTCCGGAATGTATCTCGACATTTTAGAGAAGAATTGGCTTGCAGCATCCTTTTGTGTGACGAAGTGAACGTCTTTGAAGTAATTCAAATCCACGAGTTCTTTTTTGATCTTCTCTACTTCATCTGTTCCGAGATTGTCTTTGAGAAAGATATTCATTTCAATATTTGAACCCCAAGAAACCAGTATTCTTTCCATATTGCTAAAGAACAGGTAGATAGAGAAAATGATCGTGAATGT
This region includes:
- a CDS encoding permease-like cell division protein FtsX; its protein translation is MKGLLTHFFRSWKHHPLIQTGALVVLTGTFTIIFSIYLFFSNMERILVSWGSNIEMNIFLKDNLGTDEVEKIKKELVDLNYFKDVHFVTQKDAASQFFSKMSRYIPEFAGEKEFLNIVPSSFVASLLPGGNLSDFKKISNKVETVPGVEDVSYGQEWVENFSIFVGSIKNIGWAISGILILGSLFVIGFTVYAVIVRRRDEIEIYELCGATSRMIQAPYIFEGALISLMAGISALVMSYFILTVQNEFFISKMIYLGLNDLFEFFGVIEVLSLLIFSAFVGAFVSYLCIHKLNTGWTRTSNYSRGET